One segment of Methanolinea sp. DNA contains the following:
- a CDS encoding DUF2111 domain-containing protein: MNRYVISAESGPEDLEPVGLALHEILHRLPITARSASRPGIRIENGTVVDRNYTGPVLEDVIRENRLIKTTPKTGAYRGVPVIVAPVRDSSGGVLGAIGVVDITGIFDLATLMEHQSEILRQVCGKDPCPLPTEQVPARR; this comes from the coding sequence ATGAACCGCTACGTCATCTCCGCGGAGTCCGGGCCGGAAGACCTCGAGCCGGTCGGGCTCGCGCTCCACGAGATCCTCCACAGGCTCCCCATCACGGCGCGGTCCGCGAGCAGGCCGGGGATACGGATAGAGAACGGGACAGTCGTGGACAGGAACTACACGGGCCCCGTGCTCGAGGACGTCATCAGGGAGAACAGGCTTATCAAGACGACGCCGAAGACGGGCGCGTACAGGGGTGTCCCCGTCATCGTCGCGCCCGTGCGGGACTCTTCCGGCGGTGTCCTCGGTGCCATCGGTGTCGTGGACATCACGGGGATCTTCGATCTTGCCACCCTGATGGAGCACCAGTCGGAGATATTAAGACAGGTCTGCGGGAAGGATCCCTGCCCCCTCCCCACCGAGCAGGTCCCCGCGAGAAGGTAA